In the genome of Macellibacteroides fermentans, one region contains:
- a CDS encoding FtsL-like putative cell division protein yields the protein MDEKQKKTRKKEKKLSLLYVLGGGILKEDFIVKHTRMIVLIVILMFFFIGNRYTCMQKLREIDRLQQQLRDVRFEALSISSELTGNSRQSQIELLIEEQGVELEGAKTPPYELYK from the coding sequence ATGGACGAGAAGCAAAAGAAAACAAGGAAAAAGGAAAAAAAGCTTTCGCTTTTGTATGTGTTGGGAGGCGGAATCCTGAAAGAGGATTTTATCGTCAAACATACAAGAATGATTGTCCTGATCGTAATTCTGATGTTCTTCTTTATCGGAAACAGATATACCTGCATGCAAAAACTGAGAGAAATAGACCGGTTGCAGCAGCAGCTCAGGGATGTGCGCTTTGAAGCACTTTCCATCTCTTCCGAACTTACCGGCAATAGCCGTCAGTCGCAAATAGAGTTACTTATTGAAGAACAAGGTGTTGAACTGGAAGGGGCGAAGACTCCTCCCTATGAATTGTATAAATAA